One Candidatus Nitrososphaera evergladensis SR1 genomic window, CGCTCTTTGCATCTGACAGGACCTTACAGAATTTTTCCATCATGGCCTCGTCCTGCCTCGCCGCGTTTGCGACCGTGACGCGCTGGTCGTTTATCTCCTTTAGAGTGTAGTGCGCGTACTTGCCCTTGTCGACCTCTCCAAGCTCCCAGGCGACCTGCGTTATCGGGTGGGCGACGGGGTTTCCGTCAAAATTGAAAATCTCCATCTTGCTTCCGTCGACAAGCACGATGTCATAGTTGTCAAGGAATATCGCCTTGTCCGTGTACTGTAAAAAGCCAAGCACGTCTGATGAGATGAAATAGCCGTCGTTTGCGACGCCGATGATGAGCGGCTCCTCGTACCTTGCGCCTGCAATCGTGCCGTCCTGGAAAACTGCTACAAAGGCGTACGTGCCCTTCAACCTCTTGCATGTAGCCGTAAGCGATCCCTTGATGCCCCTGTCCGCGTGTACTTCCAGAAGGTGGGCTATGACTTCGCTGTCCGTCTCACTTGAAAAGACGTGCCCTGTTTTAATGAGCTCTTCCTTTAGTTCCTTGTAGTTTTCAATGATGCCGTTGTGGACAACTGCAATGTTGTTCTTGCAGGCCGAGTGCGGGTGCGCGTTGCTGTCAGTCACGCCGCCGTGCGTGGCCCACCTTGTGTGCCCTATTCCTATCATGCCGGACATGGCGCTGATGTTGAGGCTCTTGCTGACCTCTGCCACCTTGCCGGTGCCTTTTTTCACCAGAATGTCGCCGTCCTTGAACGTGGCTACACCGACACTGTCATAGCCTCTGTACTCCATCCTCTTCAGGCTGTCAACTAGTATGGGTGCCGCGGACTGCTTGCCTTTGTAGCCGATGATTGAACACACGCATATCATTTCAATTAGGAGCTTAAAACGCTTATGAATAGAGTCTCTAACCGCTACAAAAAATGTTATAATTGTTTGTGCGTAAAACTGCCATTATTCATCAACAAAAGTTTATACCACTATAAAGAATTATATAATTCTATACAGCATATCTGTATCGCATTGGCACGCAAGTCGCTTGTTTCAGTTTCGGATTATGACGGCCAGGCATCGGCAAAGAAAATAACCGTGTTTAGAGACGTGGCGCAGATGCGCGTACTGTCAAATCCTGTGGCGTGGCGCATCATGGAACTCTTGTCAAAGGAGCCCATGTACCCCGCGCAGGTTGCAAAGGAGCTGCGCATACACGAGCAGAGCGCGTATTATTACATCCGGCGCCTCTTGCGCGCCGGCGCCGTAGAAGAGGCGGGAAGCAACCTTGTACGGGGTGGGACGGCTAGGCTGTACCAGGCGTCAAGCCCTGCGTTTGGGATAGAGCTTGACTGGGGCGAGACTGTGGTGGAAGCGCCCGGCGCCGGCCGCCATCGTGGCGCTCTGAGGTTCTTTGAAGGGTTTGTCCATGACGGCGTCTTTGACGGCCTCATCGTGGTCGGGGCGCCCGAGCCTCACGGCCAGTACAAGTCGTCTGCAAGGGACGGGCACTATGCCGTGCATCTTGCGTTCTTTCTTGGCAAGGTGTCAGGAGTCATGCCTGCAGAGTTTGCAGTCAAACTAGACGTTGACGCCAAGGCGGAAAAAGTTCTTTCTGGCAGCAACCTTGTGTCGATAGGCGGGCCGGGCACAAACATCGTGACTGCCGAGTTTAACCGGTATCTGCCGATACGCTTTGACGAGGAGAACTTTTGGTCCGGCCTTGTCGATGGCGCCGGCAGGCGGTACAGCCAGGACAACCACGGTCTGATTGCCAAGATAAAGAACCCTTATGACAACGGCAAGTCAAGCGTGATAGTTGTTGCAGGCGTCAGGTCAGCCGGCACGAAATCTGCGGTAATTGCACTGACAAACTATGGCGAGGAGATATTGAAAAGATATAAGAGCAAAGAAGACTGGGCCCTTGTCGTGCAGGGCTTTGACATGGACGCCGACGGAAAAATAGACCACGTGGATGTCGTAAGCAACAGCTAGGATGCTGGTGCTGCGCCGCCACCTTCGCCTGCTGCCTGTGCCGCCGGAAGCTCGACGTGGAGGAGTATCTTGGCCTCCTCATCCGTCTTGACGATGTAGCCTGGCCTGTTGATCTTTCGGTTGCCTATCGAGACGTGGCCGTGGCTCACTACCTGACGCGCCTGCGACGCAGACTTTGTCCCCATCCTCTTCATGACTATTGTCTGGAGCCTGCGCTCAAGCAGGTCTTCTACCTTTAGTCCGAGAATGTCATCAAGCGTCGCGCCCTCCTTTACAAGGCCGATCCTTGACAAAAAGTTAAGGAGTCTTTTTTCCTTCTCTGACCTTGCCTCCGTCGAGAGTGCAAGCAGTGCTCGCGCCTGGTTTCTGACCCTTGCCATCTCTGTCTGGGCCTTCCACAGCTCGCGCTTGTTTCTCAGGCCGTACGAACCCATGATATAAAGTTCAGCGTTAAGCTGGTCTGTAGTCCAGATTCTCCTTGGACGGTGGAACAGTTTCTTTTGCTTTCGTGGATCTCCCATTCATGACACCTCTCTATTGTTACTTTTTCGCCGGCTCCTTTGCGCCCGCTGCTGGCTTGGCTGCTGCCGGTGCCGCCGCTCCTCCTCCTGCTGCCGGTTTTGCGGCTCCAGCTGCCGGAGCTGCTGCGCCCGCTGCTGGCTTGGCTGCTGCCGGTGCTGCCGCTCCTCCTGCCGGCGCGGCTCCAGCTGCTGCCGGTGCTGCGCCTGGGACCATCTTGGTCTTCTTCACTCCGACTGCCCCGCCCTTTCTGCCTGTGGTCCTCGTGCGCTGGCCTCTCACTCTCAGGCCAAACATGTGCCTGTAGCCTCTCCAGCTCATGACCGTCTTTTCGCGGTCAACGTCGTTGCCAATTGCAAAATCAAGATCAGAAGTAATCAAGTGGTGCGTCGCGCCCGAGTCCATGTCCTTCTTGCGGTTCAGGTACCACTCTGGCACGCCGAACTTGGTCGGATTAGAGATTGCTTCTTCTATCTCGCGCAGCTCCTTCTCTGTCAGGAATCCTACGCGCATGTTTGGATTAACGTTCAGCGACTGCGTCAACACTTGAGCAAAATTGTAACCTACGCCTTTAATCTCGCTGATGGCCACAAGCAATTTCTTGCTGCCCTCAACGTCCTTTCCGGCGATTCTGAGTATGTGTTTGTACTCCGAAGCGGACAAATCATATTCACGGCGTACATTCGGCAATAAAAACCATGCTAGGCGTGCGGGCACAAAAACAATGCAATATTTACAACAAATGGCCGCTGCGCCTGTCTGCCCGTACTCTTTATTGAAGTTCAACGGCAATTTTGTAAAAATATTTTATTCTGCTGCGCGGTTTGATTCAGGTAAATCGTTATAAACTGAACACTCCCATACAAGTAGGAACGATGCCGTCAAAGAAAGAGGTTCCGCTTGCGCCAAGACTTGTAGTATCCAAGCGTGCCAAGACCGCGGAGGATCTGGAAAACGAGGAATACTTGCGCCAGCTGGAACTTGCAATAGAAAATCACTGATCAAGATAACATTGAATAACTGTAAATTTCAAGAGCCAGCCCGTAAAAGGCAGGTAATGTCCAGAGCTATCTTATAGTTCTGAATTGTTTTATAGTTCACTACCCGCATAACGACAGTGTCATGTACACTTGACGATCTCAAAACTGCCGCGTCTAGCGAAGGGGTAAACCTAATTCCCTTTTCAGACCTTCGCAAAGAAGCCACATCAATCGCTGATGATATAGCGCGCAGAAAGGAAGAGGTAGATACTAAGGGCAACGTACTGACAAGTCAGAAAGACAGCAAACTTTGGGATATAAAGCAGCTAAATGAAAAAATTGCAAACGAAGAAAAAGTAGAAGCAACTTTGCGCCGTCAAGACGACATTGATAAATGGAAAAAAGAGATTGAAGACCTTAATGGTAAAGTAAAGGACATCAACAGTCAATTGGACACGGTCCTAGATAGTGCAAGGCGACTCTATGACCTCCGTGTCTCGTTGCGAGAATGGTTTGATAAAGCTAAAAGATTGTTGTCCGACCTAAAGAGCAACCCCGAGCGGGCCTTGGGAAGTAATCCCTCTGATGAAAACAAGAAGGAGTTGGAACGCTGCGCCAATGAAATCATCAGCCGAATCGAAAGGGGTGAAAGCGGTCACAAAACAGCAGAGGATCAAGTTAAAAGACAGGTAGAGAAGCTCAAGGAAGCGCTCGACAAAACAGAATACAAATGATAATGAACACATGCATGTCAGGCAGGAATTCTCAATATCATTGAGTATCTTTAAATTTGCGAGGGACGAAAACAGCCCGTCTCACCAATGAGCAGCAGCAAGATAGAAGAAACAGTCCACCGTTCTTACACTTCAAAGCCGAAGTATTCCGAGATCATGCCCGGCGTACCAGAAGACTACAAGCAGCTAAAGACGCTTGGCGACCTTTTGAAGATCAACTACAAGCACGTAACAGTAGAGGAGCAACTGCGCGGCAACCTAGTTGCCAAGCTCAAAGCCGGCGAGCACCCGTACCCCGGCATCATCGGTTATGACGATGACGTTGTGCCGGCAGTAAACCGCGCCATACTCTCAGGCCACGACGTCCTGCTTGTGGGCCAGATCGGACAGGCCAAGACCAAGATAGCAGAGGCCATTGCCAAGAATCTGCTATCTCCCATCCCTGTCGTGCGCGGGACCGTCACAAACGACATACCGACCTCGATGCCTGAAGAGCACCTCGCCGCGCTGCTGGCAGAAAAAGAAGTCGTCAGGACCGTCCCCGAGTTTACGGTATCAAGAGAGTGCGAGGACATTATCCGCCAGGACAAGCTAGAAACAAAAATCGACTGGCTCTCTGGCGCAGACAGGTTCAAGTACATCCTTTCAACGCCTGATATTTCAGTAAAGGACCTCGTAGGGCAAATTGATGCTATCAAGATAGCGAAAAAGGGAGTCGAGCTGTACAGCATGGAGTCGTATTCGGCAGGCCAGCTCTTGCAGGCCCGCCACGGCATCCTCTGCATTGATGAACTTCCGGTGCTCGACCCAAGAAAGCAGGTGTCGCTTTTGAGTGTGCTTCAGGAGGGCAGGTTTACCACCGGCGCCTACCCCGTAGTGTTCAAGCCCGATGTCAAGATAATAGCCACTGCAAATCCGATTGACTATACCCACTCGGGCAAGATAATCGAGCCGTTGTTTGACAGGCTCAAGAGCCACGTCGACACGCATTACCCCAAGACGGTAAACGACGAGATGCTGATTATAACGCAGGAAACAAGGGTCGCAGATCCAAAGAACGTATTTCTTCCGGTCTTTATCGTAAAAGCAATTGCCAAGATAACGCAGGCGACTCGCGCCCACCACGACGTAAACCACGACAAGGGAGTCAGCGTCAGGATGGCGGTGCACTCGATGGAGATGATGATAGGGGAAGCCGAGCGCACGCGCTCTATCATCTATGGCATCAAGGCCGTTCCGCGCTTTTGCGACATACATTGCATACACCAGTCGTCCAAGTTTGAGCTTGCCGAGATGGAAGACACGCGTGAAAACCGCAGGAACGTGCTTGACTCTGTCATCGACGCCACGTTAAAGGAAGTGTCGCTAGAGTACGTGGACAAGATATCGCCGGATCAGATAGCCAAGATGAAGACCGAGTTTGCCAAGAACAAGGCGTTCCAGGTGTCGCAGGTCCTGCCAGGCGGCAAAAAGGCCGACACTTCTGATTACGAGTCGCAGCTCACAAAATTCCCGGCGCTCAAGGCGGCGGTCGCAGAGACCTTGTCTGCAATAAAGGACGAGCAAAAGCAGCTTGCCGAGCGGGCAAAACAGCTTGGCATCAGGACTGACAGCATCGCGCTTTCGGACCTTGACGGCGAGTTTACCGCTTCAGTCACAGAAGTGGTCCTTGAGGGCCTGCGCCACATCCAACCCCCGCTCCTTGACAAGAAGGACAACAGCTATGCCCTCGCCCAGTGATAAAGTACCACCGGGAAGCAAGAAATTCGTCTACTTTGCACTGGA contains:
- a CDS encoding helix-turn-helix domain-containing protein, coding for MARKSLVSVSDYDGQASAKKITVFRDVAQMRVLSNPVAWRIMELLSKEPMYPAQVAKELRIHEQSAYYYIRRLLRAGAVEEAGSNLVRGGTARLYQASSPAFGIELDWGETVVEAPGAGRHRGALRFFEGFVHDGVFDGLIVVGAPEPHGQYKSSARDGHYAVHLAFFLGKVSGVMPAEFAVKLDVDAKAEKVLSGSNLVSIGGPGTNIVTAEFNRYLPIRFDEENFWSGLVDGAGRRYSQDNHGLIAKIKNPYDNGKSSVIVVAGVRSAGTKSAVIALTNYGEEILKRYKSKEDWALVVQGFDMDADGKIDHVDVVSNS
- a CDS encoding AAA family ATPase — encoded protein: MSSSKIEETVHRSYTSKPKYSEIMPGVPEDYKQLKTLGDLLKINYKHVTVEEQLRGNLVAKLKAGEHPYPGIIGYDDDVVPAVNRAILSGHDVLLVGQIGQAKTKIAEAIAKNLLSPIPVVRGTVTNDIPTSMPEEHLAALLAEKEVVRTVPEFTVSRECEDIIRQDKLETKIDWLSGADRFKYILSTPDISVKDLVGQIDAIKIAKKGVELYSMESYSAGQLLQARHGILCIDELPVLDPRKQVSLLSVLQEGRFTTGAYPVVFKPDVKIIATANPIDYTHSGKIIEPLFDRLKSHVDTHYPKTVNDEMLIITQETRVADPKNVFLPVFIVKAIAKITQATRAHHDVNHDKGVSVRMAVHSMEMMIGEAERTRSIIYGIKAVPRFCDIHCIHQSSKFELAEMEDTRENRRNVLDSVIDATLKEVSLEYVDKISPDQIAKMKTEFAKNKAFQVSQVLPGGKKADTSDYESQLTKFPALKAAVAETLSAIKDEQKQLAERAKQLGIRTDSIALSDLDGEFTASVTEVVLEGLRHIQPPLLDKKDNSYALAQ
- a CDS encoding 30S ribosomal protein S4, which produces MGDPRKQKKLFHRPRRIWTTDQLNAELYIMGSYGLRNKRELWKAQTEMARVRNQARALLALSTEARSEKEKRLLNFLSRIGLVKEGATLDDILGLKVEDLLERRLQTIVMKRMGTKSASQARQVVSHGHVSIGNRKINRPGYIVKTDEEAKILLHVELPAAQAAGEGGGAAPAS
- a CDS encoding 30S ribosomal protein S13, which gives rise to MSASEYKHILRIAGKDVEGSKKLLVAISEIKGVGYNFAQVLTQSLNVNPNMRVGFLTEKELREIEEAISNPTKFGVPEWYLNRKKDMDSGATHHLITSDLDFAIGNDVDREKTVMSWRGYRHMFGLRVRGQRTRTTGRKGGAVGVKKTKMVPGAAPAAAGAAPAGGAAAPAAAKPAAGAAAPAAGAAKPAAGGGAAAPAAAKPAAGAKEPAKK